DNA sequence from the Eriocheir sinensis breed Jianghai 21 chromosome 31, ASM2467909v1, whole genome shotgun sequence genome:
ccgcccaggGGCTGCAGTGTCACCTGTGTGTCACGCCGCCCATCGATCCTCCCTCCCTGACAGGTAATCCCTCGCAAGCCCCTTTGTGCCGCTTCTGCCCCCCAGCGGGTGCTGCAGGGCGCCACACCCGCGCCTTAAGGCCTCCCGCATGTTGTGTGCTCACAAAGAGGCCGCCGCGTCAGGGGCCGAGAAATTACTCACTGGAGAGCGCGGCGAGGAAGCGCAGCACCTCCATGTTGTTGTCTTCTGCTGCTGCCGACAGACGACGACGCCACGCCGGGACGGCCGCGGCCAAGGCCCGTCCCGCCCACGGGACGGATCGATGGCTGACTTATATTTTATTAACGTCATAACTTTTACGAAGAAATATATGTATGATACAAGTCATCTATACAGATacgtatgtaagtatgtatgtatagtCTATGTATGTATTACGCCTGCGTGGTCTAGTGgccagcgtgcctggcttctactccgcgcggccccgggttcgaatcccggcccgggcagtcggcgtgcagctcacccagctgttcatcctccctctctggagggtcgataaatgggtacctggggaaacctggggaaggtaaactgtggtaacccggatgtcacactgaccctgtgtcccggccgctccctcccaccacaggctcaaggaggccaatgttacggagatgagcaccgaggtcacgcgctgctacagcgtatgcccccaactttacctttacctatgtatgtatgtatgtatgtatgtatatgtgtatgtaattCACCCACGGTATGATCACGAGCTGGGCTCGCAATCGCCATCAAGCACCCTCCCGACCcgctgccagtgtgtgtgtgtgtgtgtgtgtgtgtatatatatatatatatatatatatatatatagatatatatatatatatatatagatatatatatctatatcgcCTCCAAGGTGCAGGGATTAGCACATCtggctacgaatccgcgggcccgggttcgaacccAGCCTGAGAGTCGGCGCTCAGctcaccttatcttccctttcaaaATGACCGCTAAGGGGTAGGGGCAGGGAACCCCTGGTAACCTGTACGTCACTGTGTCCCGGGGGCCTGTACAGACCCAAGGTCCAAAAAGACAGATGATCACCGATGCCACGGGCAGCGTGACATGTGCGCTCAACTTTGCCTTTACCGAAAGTGACCCGCTGGGTGAGCTGAGCATCGACTGCCATGCAAGTTCCCAGCAAATTCATGTCAAGAAAGTTTAATAGTAAATGTTGATGAAACCTCATCTCTTCAGTCTCCCCTCCACTGTGTTCCACAAACTCTGCCATTGTGTGAAAACTCGGATCATTTAGGATATTCTCCAGCTTTTCACAAAGTCAATTCCAGTTAACCCTTCTAAGTTATCTGTGGTAAAAGAGAACTGTGTATTCAATCCCAATAAAAAAATCACTGTTATGGTCTACAGGCTATTAATAAACAAGACAGTGCTGTCAGAAAGTAAAAATTGTAGACTTTATTTACAAAGGTAACAATGTACATGTATACAAGAGCTTAACACTATTTACATCTCAATAAACTTATAATTTGAACTCCATTAAATAAACCTGTACTCTGCATTATAATATCTTCCAGCTTACAAAGGATGATAGAGGATTTACACTACTTCTCAAACACAAAATTTAACATGAAACAAGTTACTTTAAAATACCTTGGAGGACCTACACCAAGGGAATGGGGTGCAGGGAAGGGGCATGAGGGGGTGCATGACTGTTAGGGGTGAGGGGCACCAGCAGCCTGGGTGAAGATGTGTGAGGTGAGGAAGATGCtggtgggagggggggtggtGGTTAAGCGGTGATTGTGGAGCGTAATGGACACTTGCTAACTCTACTGATCTAAAAGAGTGCAGGATGATGGGGAAAGGGTGATGGTGCACAATACTCCCACTCGCAACTGAAGGTAGTGGGAGATGCATGGGAGGAGGCAACACGTGGGGCTGTATGGAGTTAGCTGCGTGGCTAATTCTATACAAGAAATTAGGGTCCACGTGAGAGGAGACTTTGCGAGGAAGAGTACTGGACAGCTAGGATAGAACCAAGAAATCCTTCACAAGTTCCTAGACTTAAAGCTGAGTAACATAGATGTTTGAGTATTGTGTATGTGAGACAGCCTTCACAGGAGCTACACGTGTACACTACAGCAATACCTTCACGGTGCGATCTCACTGCATTACAACCATGGACGCTTGGGTGCCAAACAATGGGATCTTGAGAAGTCACAGGATGAGTCAACATGAATTCACAGCACAAGGAGTGATACGTAGCTGAAGTCGGTGCACAATGTTCAGATTTGAGTCAGCACGAATGTATCAAAACGTTCTTCAGCTAAGCCActtttatcctgttcattgctttaAAGCCACGGTCTACCACACTGAATGGTCACACATTTTAGTTGCCTTGCAAGTAAACAGCAAAATCTAGATGAATTACAAAAAGGAACTCATCTAGTTTGGATAAGTCACAGAGACCACCAGGCAGACACCTGTGAGGTCCACAGTTTGCCTCACTAGGTCACTAGGAGCTTCTTCCGAACTTTGTGATCCTTGGCGGGATTTCTTCTGATGATGGTTGATTCATCgccgtgccgccgccgccgcagcacaAAGTTGAGGTCGTGTTGTGTGTTGATGGCATAATACACATTTGCTGAAGCAGGAAGCAGCATCTCTGAGGAAGGATAAAGTTGATGTTTAGCAAAGAATGGCTGATAAGGATGGTTAAAAAATGGTGACTAGGactataaaaaaatcaataatactTTGTTGCTACTATTGAGTACATTTTTTTCCTAGAGTGTGTTGAACAGAGCTGGGCACTGCAAACACAAATGCAATCCATGGAATCAATTTTATTTATTCTGTATACTGTACCATTAGAGGATTTCCCCAACATCTCTAAAAACCATATTGTAGCAttgtaagagatgaaagaagagtaaGCTTACCTCCATCAGGCAGGAACTGTGCTAGAGTATAGTCTTCTGGGTTGCCTTCAAAACCATGCTTTTCCATGGCCTTGCGGATGACAGAGACGGTGCGTTCAGAATTACTCAGCATGATACTCTTGTACAAGTTCACTCCTGcaacaaagaaaaattaaattatcATCTTTGTTTCTATACCTCAGACAAATCATGATACAAATCTTCATCTGATGATTGTAACATTTCTCTGATATTTAAACAAACATAAGATATGGTACTCAACAATTTTAACATTTTTATCCTGACCCTGTCTATTCCCAAAGACATATGCATTTTAAAGAGATTCAATAAAAAGTTTTCAAGTACTTTAATGGATTTATTAATCCTAATATATATTAAAACTCATTTCAAAATTTGATGTGACTCACCTTCTAGTTCATGAGCACTGCTTTCAATAGAAACTCTGATGATGTAGAAGTCAGGAGTGATATACGGAGAGGTTTGGTTAGGCTGGTTCAGTTGTGTGGTGGACACAGAGCGGTCTGGAGTACGACCCGAGGCTGTGGTGCCACCTGAGTGAACTGACACATCCAGTGATGGGAGAGATGAGCTGCTAGATGAGGTGGACatctgaaggaggaaaaacatatGAGAATACATAGATGAGAATGCATAGACAATCTTCAATAACATGTGATGCTGTACTAACTAAAAAATTGAAAGAATGGTAAGTTAATTCAAGATACTACATTATGTATATCTTCTACATAGGATCAAGAGTAACCCAGCAGTAAATGAAGTAACTGTTTGGAGACTTACCTTTCTCTCTAAGGAGCAAGAGTCATTGTGGCTTAGTGGGGTGCTCAAAGAGTCATTGTCAAAGAAGAACTGACTGCTGGAGGACCCAGAGGAGGTGCTCGCAATGCTGTCATTCTTGCGGTGACACCTACAAAACAAGTTAAAAAATTGTTAGTTCATACCAAACTACAATAAGTAGTAATTTTGCTGTTATTAATCAAGTCATAACTACTATCATTCATACAAAAATAAGATGACCTCAAAAGTTTTGACAACTTACTGagcttttttccttaattttccttctctggTGGAGGATGAGCCCTGTGGCTCTATCTGGCATGAGAGCCGCCAAGCCTCCTTATCATCCAACACCAGCACAGACTCCCACCACCTCTCAAACTGCTCATCCCACTCCATCTGGTATGCATTGGCAGCTCCTTGCAACAACCGGATCTGGGGATGTGTGTAAGTCTTTATTACCAAactataacaaaataacaaaatgttATTTATTTTCAAGACAAAATTAAACCATGCAAATTCTTTGATTTTGCTCTTACCTGTGCCAAGACTTCAAATTCTTTGCGTTTCTTGTCAAAATTGATAAGTCCATCAGCAACAGTATCAGGGATGGCTGTATCAATCATGGTCAAGTCGGTGAGGAATGTTCCGAGGTAGGGAATGGTGCCATAACTTGTGGCCTGAAACACAAAGTATATTTGTTTGAGGATTGATAATTTGAATCTAGCTTTTCATTGAATGATGAAACACTGATACTATTTTCCACAACTGCAAGTATTTCAAATGTTGCACAAGAAGAGCTTAACATACCAGTGGATTGGTAGCCAACTTCTCCAGCGCCTTGGGCAGGTGGCGGTCATTGGCGTGGGCTGTCTGGGCATGCTTGGCTGTTCCCTCCTTCATCAGCAGCTCCCGCTGGTTCAACTGATTGTTCTCCTCGCTGAATATTCTGGCAAGTTCCTCAAACAACTCAGCCTGGTGATGATACAAAAAATTATTAATGCATTTATCATCTAAGTATATTTCAATGGAAACTTCTAAATATTCTTCAAATACTGACTGGTGTACTGTTATATGACTCATTCAAATTAAGCAAAAAATAAC
Encoded proteins:
- the LOC127005950 gene encoding ral guanine nucleotide dissociation stimulator-like isoform X5, with translation MRFTADEAPTWRLWGEEKCDGAIYTVYLKKVRYHHPSRSITQESDDDEISHLEWETVRVRFLKAGTLERLVESLASDTGELESTFVNVFLATYRTFSTTSQVLNLIIDRYLALQAAASSPSSSSPSLSSNCNKKINVPPHLREDHMKALRLTLQVWLDGYTEDFRDPPDFPCLVQLKKFTQENLPDSDLHIKVAYKLDKMKREHGSPMLQKIWSCGEEMRVHCPSPMTNGTHHPYDFADIPEATFAQQLTRMDTVLFKGVIAHQCLGSVWSRRDRGRGDAAASVAATVEQFNAVSFRVQSTILVDTELKPSQRAKLITKWIDIAQELRMHKNFSSLKAIISGLQSNPIYRLKKTWGAVIKDKAELFEELARIFSEENNQLNQRELLMKEGTAKHAQTAHANDRHLPKALEKLATNPLATSYGTIPYLGTFLTDLTMIDTAIPDTVADGLINFDKKRKEFEVLAQIRLLQGAANAYQMEWDEQFERWWESVLVLDDKEAWRLSCQIEPQGSSSTREGKLRKKAQCHRKNDSIASTSSGSSSSQFFFDNDSLSTPLSHNDSCSLERKMSTSSSSSSLPSLDVSVHSGGTTASGRTPDRSVSTTQLNQPNQTSPYITPDFYIIRVSIESSAHELEGVNLYKSIMLSNSERTVSVIRKAMEKHGFEGNPEDYTLAQFLPDGEMLLPASANVYYAINTQHDLNFVLRRRRHGDESTIIRRNPAKDHKVRKKLLVT
- the LOC127005950 gene encoding ral guanine nucleotide dissociation stimulator-like isoform X4; the protein is MVHISGWRFGCVNYKAPTWRLWGEEKCDGAIYTVYLKKVRYHHPSRSITQESDDDEISHLEWETVRVRFLKAGTLERLVESLASDTGELESTFVNVFLATYRTFSTTSQVLNLIIDRYLALQAAASSPSSSSPSLSSNCNKKINVPPHLREDHMKALRLTLQVWLDGYTEDFRDPPDFPCLVQLKKFTQENLPDSDLHIKVAYKLDKMKREHGSPMLQKIWSCGEEMRVHCPSPMTNGTHHPYDFADIPEATFAQQLTRMDTVLFKGVIAHQCLGSVWSRRDRGRGDAAASVAATVEQFNAVSFRVQSTILVDTELKPSQRAKLITKWIDIAQELRMHKNFSSLKAIISGLQSNPIYRLKKTWGAVIKDKAELFEELARIFSEENNQLNQRELLMKEGTAKHAQTAHANDRHLPKALEKLATNPLATSYGTIPYLGTFLTDLTMIDTAIPDTVADGLINFDKKRKEFEVLAQIRLLQGAANAYQMEWDEQFERWWESVLVLDDKEAWRLSCQIEPQGSSSTREGKLRKKAQCHRKNDSIASTSSGSSSSQFFFDNDSLSTPLSHNDSCSLERKMSTSSSSSSLPSLDVSVHSGGTTASGRTPDRSVSTTQLNQPNQTSPYITPDFYIIRVSIESSAHELEGVNLYKSIMLSNSERTVSVIRKAMEKHGFEGNPEDYTLAQFLPDGEMLLPASANVYYAINTQHDLNFVLRRRRHGDESTIIRRNPAKDHKVRKKLLVT
- the LOC127005950 gene encoding ral guanine nucleotide dissociation stimulator-like isoform X6, producing the protein MTTEAPTWRLWGEEKCDGAIYTVYLKKVRYHHPSRSITQESDDDEISHLEWETVRVRFLKAGTLERLVESLASDTGELESTFVNVFLATYRTFSTTSQVLNLIIDRYLALQAAASSPSSSSPSLSSNCNKKINVPPHLREDHMKALRLTLQVWLDGYTEDFRDPPDFPCLVQLKKFTQENLPDSDLHIKVAYKLDKMKREHGSPMLQKIWSCGEEMRVHCPSPMTNGTHHPYDFADIPEATFAQQLTRMDTVLFKGVIAHQCLGSVWSRRDRGRGDAAASVAATVEQFNAVSFRVQSTILVDTELKPSQRAKLITKWIDIAQELRMHKNFSSLKAIISGLQSNPIYRLKKTWGAVIKDKAELFEELARIFSEENNQLNQRELLMKEGTAKHAQTAHANDRHLPKALEKLATNPLATSYGTIPYLGTFLTDLTMIDTAIPDTVADGLINFDKKRKEFEVLAQIRLLQGAANAYQMEWDEQFERWWESVLVLDDKEAWRLSCQIEPQGSSSTREGKLRKKAQCHRKNDSIASTSSGSSSSQFFFDNDSLSTPLSHNDSCSLERKMSTSSSSSSLPSLDVSVHSGGTTASGRTPDRSVSTTQLNQPNQTSPYITPDFYIIRVSIESSAHELEGVNLYKSIMLSNSERTVSVIRKAMEKHGFEGNPEDYTLAQFLPDGEMLLPASANVYYAINTQHDLNFVLRRRRHGDESTIIRRNPAKDHKVRKKLLVT